The Oscillospiraceae bacterium genome contains a region encoding:
- the rny gene encoding ribonuclease Y — protein sequence MDIIIMIAIGIVALILGFALGTFYRKKIAEGKIGSAEEEAKRIVNNAIKTAETKKKEALIEAKEEIHKNRAEAEKEIKERRNEVSRQERWLQQKEEQLDKRNDSIETKENNLLNKIKEVENTQAEVNDIKKSQLSMLEKISGLTAEQAKDFLLKTLEAQVRHEAAVKIKEIEQEIKDTSEAKAREVISLAIQRCASDFVSEATVSVVSLPNDEMKGRIIGREGRNIRAIETLTGVDLIIDDTPEAITLSCFDPVRREIARQTLEKLISDGRIHPTRIEETVEKCRKEVEAYIKAEGERAAFETGVHGLHPELIKILGRLRYRTSYGQNVLNHAVEVAYISGIMASELGVDVNLAKRAGLLHDLGKALDHEIDGSHVEIGVDVARKYKENNEVIHAIQAHHGDVECKTVIAALVQAADAVSAARPGARRENLENYIKRLEKLEEIANSFSGVDKSFAIQAGREIRIMVSPENVQDDTLPLMAREIVSKIENELEYPGQIKVHIIRESRAIDYAK from the coding sequence ATGGATATAATTATTATGATTGCTATAGGCATTGTTGCTTTAATTTTAGGCTTTGCCCTTGGCACTTTCTATAGAAAAAAGATTGCAGAAGGCAAAATCGGAAGTGCTGAAGAAGAGGCAAAGAGAATAGTAAATAATGCGATTAAAACAGCAGAAACAAAGAAAAAAGAAGCTTTAATCGAAGCAAAAGAAGAAATCCATAAAAATAGAGCAGAAGCCGAGAAGGAAATCAAGGAGCGCAGAAACGAGGTTTCCCGTCAGGAAAGATGGCTTCAGCAAAAGGAAGAGCAGTTAGATAAGAGAAATGACTCTATTGAAACTAAGGAAAATAACCTTTTAAACAAAATAAAAGAGGTTGAAAATACTCAGGCTGAGGTAAATGATATTAAAAAGAGCCAGCTGAGTATGCTGGAAAAAATTTCAGGTCTTACTGCAGAACAGGCAAAAGACTTTTTACTCAAAACTCTTGAGGCGCAGGTTCGTCACGAAGCTGCTGTTAAGATAAAAGAAATAGAACAGGAAATTAAAGATACATCAGAGGCAAAGGCGAGAGAGGTTATATCTCTTGCTATTCAGCGTTGCGCATCTGATTTTGTTTCAGAGGCAACCGTTTCGGTTGTTTCATTACCCAATGACGAAATGAAGGGCAGAATTATCGGCCGTGAAGGAAGAAATATCAGAGCGATTGAAACACTCACAGGAGTTGACCTTATTATTGACGATACTCCCGAGGCAATTACTCTGTCTTGCTTTGACCCTGTAAGGCGTGAAATAGCAAGACAGACTCTTGAAAAGCTTATTTCCGACGGAAGAATTCATCCCACCCGCATTGAAGAAACAGTTGAAAAGTGCCGCAAAGAAGTTGAGGCATATATCAAGGCAGAGGGTGAGCGTGCCGCTTTTGAAACAGGCGTTCACGGTTTACATCCCGAGCTTATCAAAATTCTCGGACGTTTGCGTTACCGTACCAGCTACGGTCAGAACGTGCTTAATCACGCAGTTGAGGTTGCCTATATCTCCGGAATTATGGCTTCCGAGCTTGGTGTTGACGTTAACCTTGCAAAACGGGCAGGTCTTTTACACGACTTGGGCAAGGCTCTTGACCACGAAATCGACGGCTCACACGTTGAAATCGGCGTAGATGTAGCGAGAAAATACAAAGAAAACAACGAAGTTATCCACGCTATACAGGCGCATCACGGCGATGTTGAATGTAAAACAGTTATTGCAGCTCTTGTTCAGGCTGCTGACGCTGTTTCTGCAGCCCGTCCCGGCGCAAGACGTGAAAATCTTGAAAATTACATTAAGCGTCTTGAAAAGCTTGAAGAAATTGCAAACTCATTCTCAGGTGTTGACAAGTCCTTTGCTATTCAGGCAGGACGTGAAATTCGTATTATGGTCAGCCCCGAAAATGTTCAGGACGATACTCTGCCCTTAATGGCGAGAGAAATCGTTTCCAAGATTGAAAATGAGCTTGAATATCCCGGACAGATTAAAGTTCATATTATCAGAGAGAGCCGTGCAATAGATTACGCAAAGTAG